One window from the genome of Anopheles merus strain MAF chromosome 3R, AmerM5.1, whole genome shotgun sequence encodes:
- the LOC121596004 gene encoding protein TIPIN homolog translates to MDHPLDHLFSDNVALEGENDGEILSDDELPDGDADGSGDEATDAAPAKPVAVEVKKKTVRNPRNMLNEAKLCGPRGIIALKDHFKHFKFHGKGHEASDLNRLMRNYEHWAHRLYPKFHFDDCMAKIEKLGHKKQVQMYMNKYRTGMLQAELEAMAQAAANSADEEEPDVGQLNRPLDPLDSMLEEQIARSRGRTSVANTSGIGNLSMDHTFDAVRQTDNGAVHANALKDTHQQQTVKSPPMADEIRAKIEANRLKALELRKARLLALSQQSSPGGTENVENDSCELPPS, encoded by the coding sequence ATGGATCATCCGCTCGACCATCTGTTTAGTGATAATGTGGCGCTGGAAGGTGAAAACGACGGGGAAATACTGTCCGACGATGAACTCCCGGACGGCGATGCGGACGGCTCGGGCGACGAGGCCACGGATGCCGCCCCAGCCAAGCCCGTAGCGGTGgaggtgaagaaaaaaacggtccGAAACCCGCGCAACATGCTGAACGAGGCGAAGCTGTGCGGTCCGCGCGGGATAATCGCGCTGAAGGACCACTTCAAGCACTTCAAATTCCACGGCAAAGGCCACGAAGCGTCCGATCTGAACCGGCTGATGCGCAACTACGAGCACTGGGCGCATCGGCTGTATCCGAAGTTTCACTTTGACGATTGTATGGCCAAGATCGAAAAGCTGGGCCACAAAAAGCAGGTCCAGATGTACATGAACAAGTACCGCACGGGTATGCTGCAGGCGGAACTGGAAGCAATGGCACAGGCGGCCGCCAACAGTGCCGACGAAGAGGAGCCGGACGTTGGTCAGCTGAATCGGCCGCTCGATCCGCTGGACAGTATGCTGGAGGAACAGATTGCCCGGTCGAGGGGCCGTACGTCCGTTGCTAACACGTCCGGCATTGGGAATCTCTCGATGGACCACACGTTCGATGCGGTACGGCAGACCGACAACGGCGCGGTGCACGCGAATGCACTCAAGGACACCCATCAGCAGCAAACGGTCAAATCGCCACCAATGGCTGATGAAATCCGTGCGAAAATTGAAGCAAACAGACTGAAGGCCCTAGAACTAAGGAAAGCCCGTTTGTTGGCCCTCTCCCAGCAGAGCAGCCCGGGTGGGACGGAAAACGTAGAAAACGACTCGTGCGAATTGCCGCCATCGTGA